A single genomic interval of Streptomyces sp. BA2 harbors:
- a CDS encoding 3-oxoacyl-ACP reductase, with translation MPSPSPRPLEGLAAIVTGAGRGLGRAEALELARLGASVVVNDFGQPGRDGSGEASATPAEEVAAEIRAAGGQAVAHLGDVADHEQARGLVQLVIDTYGKLDILVNNAGILRDRMIFSMSEGEWDSVIHVHLKGHFNTTHFASVHWRERSKAAGEPVYGRIVNTSSEAFLAGSAGQPNYAAAKGGIVGLTTSSALALGKYGVTSNVICPRARTRMTEDVFTGFQEPGAGELDALAPEHVAPLVGYLASPAAAGVNGQLLVVHGGMVAVVERPKVAAKFDTAKEAFTYEELDGVLSPYYAGRPANETFAASEVLGLKRG, from the coding sequence ATGCCATCGCCATCGCCACGGCCACTCGAAGGTCTGGCCGCGATCGTGACAGGAGCGGGCCGGGGCCTGGGGCGTGCGGAAGCTCTCGAACTCGCCCGGCTCGGCGCGAGCGTCGTCGTCAACGACTTCGGACAGCCGGGCCGTGACGGCTCGGGCGAGGCGTCGGCGACGCCCGCCGAGGAGGTCGCGGCGGAGATCCGGGCGGCGGGCGGGCAGGCGGTCGCGCACCTGGGTGACGTCGCGGACCACGAACAGGCGCGCGGGCTCGTCCAGTTGGTGATCGACACGTACGGCAAGCTCGACATCCTGGTCAACAACGCGGGGATCCTGCGGGACCGGATGATCTTCTCGATGAGCGAGGGCGAATGGGACTCGGTCATCCACGTCCATCTCAAGGGCCACTTCAACACGACGCACTTCGCGTCCGTGCACTGGCGTGAGCGGTCCAAGGCGGCGGGCGAGCCGGTGTACGGCCGGATCGTCAACACGTCCTCGGAGGCGTTCCTCGCGGGCTCCGCGGGTCAGCCGAACTACGCGGCGGCGAAGGGCGGCATCGTCGGCCTGACGACGTCGAGCGCGCTGGCCCTCGGCAAGTACGGCGTGACGTCGAACGTCATCTGCCCCCGGGCGCGGACCCGGATGACGGAGGACGTCTTCACGGGGTTCCAGGAGCCGGGCGCGGGCGAACTGGACGCGCTCGCTCCCGAGCATGTGGCGCCCCTGGTCGGCTACTTGGCGTCGCCTGCGGCTGCCGGGGTCAACGGTCAGCTGCTGGTGGTGCACGGCGGCATGGTCGCCGTGGTCGAACGCCCCAAGGTGGCGGCGAAGTTCGACACGGCGAAGGAGGCCTTCACGTACGAGGAGCTGGACGGGGTCCTGTCGCCTTATTACGCGGGGCGGCCTGCGAATGAGACCTTCGCGGCGTCCGAGGTGCTGGGGCTGAAGCGGGGTTGA
- a CDS encoding Zn-dependent alcohol dehydrogenase — MRAAVLHEIGQDKLEVLDDVEAMGFGPGKVKIRVRATGLCHSDVSAMNGVLPQPAPFIPGHEGAGEIADVGDGVSGISQGDRVLVCWLPACGTCPACKRGQSQLCLAGFMNAGTPNFKRPSGDVFGFAGTGTFTEEVVVDAGCAVPIPDDVPFDIAALIGCGVTTGLGAAINTAKVEAGSSVAVIGCGGVGISAIQGARLKGAAQIIAVDPVASRREAALRFGATEAVAPDALGDAKQRVTAGEGFDYVFEVVGKSATARTAYETTRRGGTLVIVGAGAMDDNLQLNMFELFFDEKKILPSMYGGGDVLQSYERAIALWRAGRIDLESMITHRVPLSEINEALDQMRTGVALRTCIEI; from the coding sequence ATGCGCGCAGCCGTACTGCACGAGATAGGCCAGGACAAGCTCGAGGTCCTCGACGACGTCGAGGCGATGGGCTTCGGTCCTGGCAAGGTCAAGATCCGGGTGCGGGCCACCGGCCTGTGCCACTCCGACGTCTCCGCGATGAACGGCGTACTGCCGCAGCCCGCGCCGTTCATCCCCGGCCACGAGGGCGCGGGCGAGATCGCCGACGTCGGCGACGGCGTGAGCGGGATCAGCCAGGGCGACAGGGTCCTGGTGTGCTGGCTGCCCGCCTGCGGCACGTGTCCGGCGTGCAAGCGCGGGCAGAGCCAGCTCTGCCTGGCCGGATTCATGAACGCGGGCACCCCCAACTTCAAGCGCCCCAGCGGCGATGTCTTCGGCTTCGCGGGTACGGGCACCTTCACCGAGGAGGTCGTGGTCGACGCCGGCTGCGCCGTGCCGATCCCGGACGACGTGCCCTTCGACATCGCGGCGCTGATCGGCTGCGGAGTGACGACGGGGCTCGGCGCGGCCATCAACACCGCGAAGGTCGAAGCCGGTTCGTCGGTCGCCGTCATCGGCTGCGGTGGCGTCGGCATCTCCGCGATCCAGGGCGCCCGGCTCAAAGGCGCGGCGCAGATCATCGCCGTCGACCCGGTGGCATCGCGGCGCGAGGCCGCGCTGCGGTTCGGCGCGACGGAGGCGGTCGCACCGGATGCGCTGGGGGACGCCAAGCAACGGGTGACCGCGGGCGAGGGCTTCGACTACGTCTTCGAGGTCGTCGGGAAGTCCGCCACCGCCCGCACCGCGTACGAGACGACGCGGCGCGGCGGCACGCTCGTCATCGTCGGCGCGGGCGCCATGGACGACAACCTCCAGCTGAACATGTTCGAGCTGTTCTTCGACGAGAAGAAGATCCTGCCGTCCATGTACGGCGGCGGCGACGTCCTGCAGTCCTACGAGCGGGCCATAGCGCTGTGGCGCGCGGGCCGGATCGACCTGGAGAGCATGATCACCCACCGGGTGCCGCTCTCCGAGATCAACGAAGCGCTTGACCAGATGCGTACGGGCGTCGCGCTGCGTACGTGCATCGAGATCTGA
- a CDS encoding MaoC/PaaZ C-terminal domain-containing protein, with product MPIDAAKALAAEPRSAEITWDHKDIQLYHLGLGAGVPATDPDELRYTLESKLHVLPSFATVAGAGMGMLGGLSSPGIEVNLAAVLHGGQSITLHRPIPVKGKAVTTSKVAAVYDKTKAAILVLRTEVADAEGPLWTSDAQIFVRGEGGFGGERGPSTRLPAPEGEPHTTVERPVREEQALLYRLSGDWNPLHADPEFAKLAGFDRPILHGLCTYGMTLKAVVDTLLGGDVSRVRSYSTRFTGTVFPGETLRIRMWRSEGRVQVAVTAVERDDAPVLADTIVEHV from the coding sequence ATGCCCATCGATGCCGCGAAAGCACTGGCCGCGGAGCCCAGGTCGGCCGAGATCACCTGGGATCACAAGGACATCCAGCTCTACCACCTGGGCCTCGGCGCGGGCGTCCCCGCCACCGACCCCGACGAACTGCGCTACACCCTGGAGTCCAAGCTGCACGTCCTGCCCAGCTTCGCGACCGTCGCGGGCGCAGGGATGGGCATGCTCGGCGGGCTCTCGTCCCCCGGCATCGAGGTGAACCTGGCCGCGGTCCTGCACGGCGGCCAGAGCATCACGCTGCACCGCCCGATCCCGGTCAAGGGCAAGGCCGTCACCACCTCCAAGGTGGCTGCCGTGTACGACAAGACCAAGGCCGCGATCCTCGTCCTGCGCACCGAAGTGGCCGACGCCGAGGGCCCGTTGTGGACGAGCGACGCCCAGATCTTCGTACGCGGCGAAGGCGGATTCGGCGGTGAACGCGGCCCCTCCACCCGCCTCCCGGCCCCCGAGGGCGAGCCGCACACGACCGTCGAGCGCCCCGTCCGCGAGGAGCAGGCGCTGCTCTACCGCCTCTCCGGGGACTGGAACCCGCTGCACGCCGACCCCGAGTTCGCCAAGCTCGCCGGCTTCGACCGCCCCATCCTGCACGGCCTGTGCACCTACGGGATGACGCTCAAGGCCGTCGTCGACACGCTGCTCGGCGGCGACGTGTCGCGGGTGCGGAGCTACAGCACGCGCTTCACCGGGACCGTCTTCCCCGGAGAGACCCTGCGGATCCGGATGTGGCGCTCCGAGGGCCGGGTCCAAGTGGCGGTGACGGCGGTCGAACGGGACGACGCGCCGGTCCTCGCCGACACGATCGTCGAACACGTCTGA
- a CDS encoding sensor histidine kinase, with the protein MREREKSGRSRPEDLGPPNGFAMLPWLLMGMGSFSNLLQGKTGNPWLGGLGLLAFNSLYIAVVFRAFDKRAREARVTKQLLLALTAVTLALTIGYGDSWLMFFPLLGLATGAALRGRQLAPAGFALSIAAAVVGGLKDGWDAAGIAYGTFISVMVTAAILALSETVKELRATREELARGAVEKERLRFSRDLHDLLGHTLSVIVVKAEATRRLAPRDLDAALGQVSDIESVGRQALTEIREAVTGYREGSLATELDRARDLLDAAGIEAVVRQSGPPLAPQTAALLGWVVRESATNVVRHSRATRCEIEVAGTAERTRLLITDDGRGVGSGKPGSGLKGLAERLAAAGGSLESGPAPRGGFWVTAELPVTEPSPGPGPASGSGPVAEERTP; encoded by the coding sequence ATGCGGGAGCGGGAGAAGTCCGGCCGGAGCAGGCCCGAGGACCTGGGCCCGCCCAACGGCTTCGCGATGCTGCCCTGGCTCCTGATGGGCATGGGCTCCTTCTCCAACCTCCTCCAGGGAAAGACGGGGAACCCCTGGCTCGGCGGCCTCGGCCTGCTGGCTTTCAACTCCCTCTACATCGCCGTGGTGTTCCGCGCCTTCGACAAGAGGGCGCGGGAGGCGCGCGTCACCAAGCAGCTGCTCCTTGCGCTGACCGCGGTCACCTTGGCCCTCACCATCGGCTACGGCGACAGCTGGCTGATGTTCTTCCCGCTCCTGGGCCTCGCCACGGGCGCGGCGCTGCGGGGCAGGCAGCTCGCTCCCGCGGGGTTCGCCCTGAGCATCGCGGCGGCGGTGGTCGGCGGGCTGAAGGACGGCTGGGACGCGGCGGGCATCGCGTACGGCACGTTCATCTCCGTCATGGTGACGGCGGCGATCCTCGCCCTCTCCGAGACGGTGAAGGAACTACGCGCCACACGTGAGGAGCTGGCCCGCGGCGCGGTCGAGAAGGAGCGGCTGCGCTTCTCCCGGGACCTGCACGATCTGCTCGGCCACACGCTCTCGGTGATCGTCGTGAAGGCGGAGGCGACGCGCCGGCTTGCGCCCCGTGACCTGGACGCCGCGCTCGGCCAGGTCTCCGACATCGAGTCCGTCGGCCGCCAGGCCCTGACCGAGATCCGCGAGGCGGTCACCGGCTACCGCGAGGGCAGCCTGGCCACGGAGCTCGACCGGGCCCGGGATCTCCTGGACGCGGCGGGCATCGAGGCGGTCGTACGCCAGTCGGGGCCGCCGCTGGCTCCGCAGACGGCGGCGCTGCTCGGCTGGGTCGTCCGGGAGTCCGCCACGAATGTCGTACGCCATTCAAGGGCGACCCGCTGCGAGATCGAGGTGGCGGGCACCGCCGAACGGACTCGGCTGCTGATCACCGACGACGGCCGCGGCGTAGGCTCGGGAAAGCCCGGCAGCGGGCTGAAGGGCCTGGCCGAGCGCCTCGCGGCGGCGGGCGGCTCCCTGGAGTCCGGCCCCGCGCCGCGCGGCGGATTCTGGGTCACAGCGGAGCTGCCGGTCACCGAGCCAAGCCCCGGACCCGGTCCCGCTTCCGGTTCCGGCCCCGTCGCGGAGGAGCGCACCCCATGA
- a CDS encoding response regulator transcription factor — protein sequence MIRVLLAEDQGMMRSALALLLGMEQDIEVVAQVGAGDQIVDAALNARPDVALLDIELPGRSGLDAAADLRDECPECRVLILTTFGRPGYLRRAMEAGAVGFLVKDGPVEDLAEAIRQALRGETVIDPALAAAALSAGPSPLTSREADVLRASVDGATVADIASKLHLSESTVRNYLSGAIGKTGTRNRMEAVREARQRGWL from the coding sequence ATGATCAGAGTCCTGCTCGCCGAGGATCAGGGCATGATGCGGAGCGCGCTCGCGCTGCTGCTCGGCATGGAGCAGGACATCGAGGTCGTCGCACAGGTCGGCGCGGGCGACCAGATCGTGGACGCGGCGCTGAACGCCCGCCCCGACGTGGCGCTCCTCGACATCGAACTGCCGGGCCGCAGCGGGCTCGACGCGGCGGCGGACCTGCGCGACGAGTGCCCCGAGTGCCGGGTCCTCATCCTCACGACCTTCGGCAGGCCCGGCTATCTGCGCCGGGCCATGGAGGCGGGCGCGGTGGGCTTCCTCGTCAAGGACGGCCCGGTGGAGGACCTGGCGGAGGCGATCCGGCAGGCGCTGCGGGGCGAGACGGTGATCGACCCCGCGCTCGCGGCGGCCGCCCTGAGCGCGGGGCCCAGTCCCCTCACCTCGCGGGAGGCGGATGTCCTGCGGGCCTCCGTGGACGGAGCGACGGTCGCCGACATCGCGTCGAAGCTGCACCTCTCGGAGTCGACGGTGCGGAACTATCTCTCGGGGGCGATCGGGAAAACGGGGACGCGGAATCGCATGGAGGCGGTACGGGAAGCGAGACAGCGGGGCTGGCTTTAG